A region from the Alphaproteobacteria bacterium genome encodes:
- the pheS gene encoding phenylalanine--tRNA ligase subunit alpha, translated as MHEQIKNINTLDELQSLYTATFGKNGTMTARLRDMKNLDNDARAALNRENTELRELFKTRQAEIENAVLMAGMQKQKLDMSLNPEPENRGTLHPLTQSLSEISAILESFGYTMHTGPEIEDDWHNFTALNTPLHHPARDMQDSFFLFNGNVLRTQTSAIQIRAMESESVPIKMFGIGSTYRKEMDATHSPMFHQIEGLYIDKNITMSDLIADVRAFLSRFFGIDNVELRIRPSYFPFTDPSIEIDLKWRGNKWLEIMGAGMVHPNVLRNCGVNPDEYQGFAFGFGWDRLAMLKYGLNDIRQFYDSDVRWLKSAGF; from the coding sequence ATGCACGAACAAATAAAGAATATTAATACATTGGATGAATTACAGTCGCTGTACACTGCGACCTTTGGCAAAAATGGCACAATGACGGCACGTCTGCGTGATATGAAGAATCTGGACAATGATGCGCGCGCGGCCCTAAATCGTGAAAATACGGAACTGCGCGAATTGTTTAAAACACGTCAAGCCGAAATTGAAAATGCGGTGTTAATGGCGGGAATGCAAAAACAGAAACTGGATATGTCATTAAATCCAGAACCTGAAAACCGTGGCACATTACATCCGTTGACACAAAGTTTATCTGAAATATCGGCAATTTTAGAATCGTTTGGCTATACCATGCATACCGGTCCTGAAATCGAAGATGACTGGCATAATTTTACCGCATTGAATACGCCATTACATCACCCGGCCCGTGATATGCAGGATTCATTTTTCTTATTCAATGGCAATGTGTTGCGCACCCAGACATCTGCGATTCAAATTCGTGCAATGGAATCTGAATCTGTGCCAATTAAAATGTTCGGCATTGGTTCGACATATCGCAAAGAAATGGACGCAACACACAGCCCAATGTTCCATCAAATCGAAGGGTTGTATATCGATAAAAACATTACCATGTCGGATTTAATTGCGGATGTTCGTGCGTTTTTATCGCGCTTTTTCGGCATTGATAATGTTGAACTGCGTATTCGTCCGTCCTACTTTCCGTTTACCGATCCATCTATTGAAATTGACTTGAAATGGCGTGGTAATAAATGGCTGGAAATCATGGGCGCAGGTATGGTGCATCCAAACGTTTTGCGTAACTGTGGTGTAAACCCAGACGAATACCAGGGCTTTGCCTTTGGTTTTGGTTGGGATCGCTTGGCAATGTTAAAATACGGTCTGAACGATATTCGTCAGTTTTATGACAGTGATGTTCGTTGGTTAAAATCGGCTGGGTTCTAA
- a CDS encoding phenylalanine--tRNA ligase subunit beta yields MKWTYDWLIEYLKTDASAAQIADTLTRIGLEVEDLQSPIPPIAAKIVECKPHENSDHLHVLMVDDGTGTLRQVVCGAPNAHVGLISALAVPGCVIDGHEIASGKLRGVVSNGMMCSARELGIGDDHSGIIELPSDTKIGTPVVDAKTVFDAGITPNRPDYLSVRGIARDLSAAGLGEYIAPNDPEFKNIAPARSVKLETDKCRAYKMIEIHGITVNPSDKKIASRLAAIGINPKNAPIDATNYICYDMAQPMHCFDADEINGDIIVRMAQTNEKFTDLFGNEHQLSETDMVITDASGILALAGVIGGARGSTTDKTKNIILESAYFDPVSVRKSAKRLGISTDASYRYERGIDPTITGVAAMRAAQIIMDACGGKIVGAYAAGTDTAPDVKIKYTPSYFMKKTGFDIPSDTQHEILTRLGYKIKASGDNWILTPPPARVDVEIPETVVADLIRIYGYEKIATSSAHTIGDARPHDTHEIDIKKLLASRGLNECRSFGFGNLTIEQLLSDKPNIKIANPITSDYDTMRNGLMYGLLMAVSNNEKRGYSDLNLFELGTVFDGDAPNMQHTSLCIVRTGATSPKHWASRTRNVDVYDVKADLIALMAGGRFTISTDDAPRWAHPYRYAALMQGKKKIAEFGELHPSVAKKLRIKTNTVIAIVDDVKNLPSRRGGIEPHLSEFQPITRDFAFIVDADTMAEKLTSAARSADSRITDIIVFDSFELPDGKKSVAFTITIQPTDNMSDTDLMTIQNAVISAVEKKCNAQIRDK; encoded by the coding sequence ATGAAGTGGACATATGATTGGTTAATTGAATATTTGAAAACAGATGCGTCTGCCGCGCAAATCGCAGATACCCTGACCCGTATCGGGCTTGAAGTCGAAGATTTACAATCCCCCATCCCACCGATTGCGGCAAAAATCGTTGAATGCAAACCGCACGAAAACAGCGATCATCTGCATGTGTTGATGGTGGACGATGGTACGGGTACTTTGCGCCAGGTTGTATGTGGCGCACCCAACGCGCACGTGGGATTAATATCTGCGCTGGCTGTGCCGGGCTGTGTTATTGACGGACATGAAATCGCGTCCGGTAAATTGCGCGGTGTTGTATCAAATGGAATGATGTGCTCTGCCCGCGAATTGGGTATTGGTGATGACCACAGTGGTATTATCGAATTACCATCTGATACAAAAATTGGCACACCAGTTGTTGATGCAAAAACAGTTTTTGATGCCGGCATTACACCAAACCGTCCAGATTATTTGTCGGTTCGCGGTATTGCGCGTGACTTGTCTGCGGCGGGGCTGGGTGAATATATCGCACCAAATGACCCAGAATTTAAAAATATTGCGCCCGCGCGTTCTGTCAAACTTGAAACCGACAAATGTCGTGCGTATAAAATGATTGAAATTCACGGCATAACTGTGAACCCCAGTGACAAGAAAATCGCATCGCGCCTGGCGGCGATTGGTATAAATCCGAAAAACGCACCAATCGATGCGACGAACTATATCTGTTATGATATGGCGCAACCTATGCACTGTTTTGACGCAGACGAAATCAATGGCGACATTATTGTGCGTATGGCACAAACTAATGAAAAATTCACAGACCTGTTCGGCAACGAACACCAATTGTCCGAAACCGATATGGTTATTACCGACGCGTCTGGAATTCTGGCATTGGCGGGTGTTATTGGTGGCGCGCGCGGGTCTACAACGGATAAAACAAAAAATATTATTCTGGAATCGGCGTATTTTGACCCGGTATCTGTTCGTAAATCTGCAAAAAGATTAGGGATATCGACCGATGCGTCATATCGTTATGAACGCGGCATTGACCCGACTATAACGGGCGTGGCCGCTATGCGTGCTGCCCAGATTATAATGGATGCGTGCGGTGGTAAAATTGTTGGTGCATACGCCGCCGGCACAGACACAGCGCCAGACGTTAAAATCAAATACACGCCGTCATATTTCATGAAAAAGACCGGCTTTGATATCCCATCTGATACCCAGCATGAAATCTTGACCCGTCTGGGGTATAAAATCAAGGCATCAGGGGACAATTGGATATTAACGCCACCACCGGCGCGTGTTGATGTTGAAATCCCAGAAACGGTTGTTGCAGATTTGATTCGTATTTATGGTTATGAAAAAATCGCAACATCGTCTGCGCACACAATTGGTGATGCACGCCCACATGATACGCATGAAATTGATATTAAAAAATTATTGGCATCACGCGGGTTAAACGAATGTCGTTCGTTCGGATTTGGGAATCTGACAATTGAACAGTTGTTGTCAGACAAACCAAACATAAAAATTGCAAACCCAATCACATCGGACTATGACACAATGCGCAATGGCCTGATGTACGGATTGTTGATGGCTGTGTCTAATAATGAAAAGCGCGGATATTCCGATTTAAATCTGTTCGAATTGGGAACTGTTTTTGATGGCGATGCGCCGAATATGCAGCATACTTCACTGTGTATTGTTCGCACGGGCGCAACATCACCAAAGCACTGGGCATCACGCACCCGCAACGTTGATGTTTATGATGTCAAGGCTGACTTGATTGCATTAATGGCGGGTGGCCGTTTTACAATTTCGACAGACGACGCGCCGCGTTGGGCACACCCATATCGCTATGCCGCATTGATGCAGGGTAAAAAGAAAATCGCTGAATTTGGTGAATTGCATCCATCTGTTGCGAAAAAATTACGTATCAAAACAAACACAGTTATCGCGATTGTGGACGATGTTAAAAATCTGCCGTCGCGCAGGGGTGGCATTGAACCACATTTGTCTGAATTTCAACCGATAACGCGTGACTTTGCGTTTATTGTAGATGCGGACACAATGGCGGAAAAATTAACATCCGCCGCACGTTCTGCGGATTCGCGAATAACAGACATTATTGTTTTTGATTCGTTTGAATTACCTGACGGCAAAAAGTCTGTTGCATTTACGATTACAATTCAACCAACTGACAATATGTCTGACACGGATTTGATGACAATTCAAAACGCGGTAATATCTGCGGTTGAAAAAAAGTGCAACGCACAAATCCGCGACAAATAA
- a CDS encoding DNA polymerase III subunit epsilon, whose translation MKRVICFDIETTGFEYMRGDRVIEIGAVEIIDGNITDNNFHEYINPEGKIIPPDTYMVHKISNAFLEDKPKMSEVAPRFLEFIGDSPIVAHNGLDFDFPFVNFELNKLGLKTIPREQMMDTLVIARNRVFGPKSYTLDALAKWYGISLTARADAHGALIDSEILARVYLELENTAPAPDVSEIIAKQHAAMLAHPKVGGDFPYRKFEVPAADLENHTAFMEKINK comes from the coding sequence ATGAAACGTGTTATCTGCTTTGACATTGAAACGACTGGATTTGAATATATGCGTGGCGATCGCGTTATTGAAATCGGCGCGGTCGAAATAATTGATGGAAATATTACAGATAATAATTTCCACGAATATATTAATCCCGAAGGGAAAATTATCCCGCCAGATACATATATGGTTCATAAAATATCGAACGCGTTTTTGGAAGACAAACCCAAAATGAGCGAGGTTGCACCGCGGTTCTTGGAATTTATTGGCGACAGCCCGATTGTCGCACATAACGGATTGGACTTTGACTTTCCATTTGTAAACTTTGAATTGAATAAGTTAGGGTTAAAAACAATTCCGCGTGAACAGATGATGGATACACTGGTTATCGCGCGTAATCGTGTGTTTGGGCCGAAAAGTTATACGCTGGATGCGCTGGCAAAATGGTATGGGATTTCATTGACGGCGCGTGCAGATGCACACGGGGCGTTAATCGACTCGGAAATTCTGGCACGCGTTTATCTGGAACTGGAAAATACCGCACCAGCCCCAGATGTGTCAGAAATTATTGCCAAGCAGCATGCCGCCATGCTGGCCCACCCCAAGGTTGGTGGTGATTTTCCATATCGGAAATTCGAAGTGCCGGCGGCAGATTTGGAAAACCACACGGCATTTATGGAAAAGATAAATAAATAA